Proteins co-encoded in one Nicotiana sylvestris chromosome 7, ASM39365v2, whole genome shotgun sequence genomic window:
- the LOC104236454 gene encoding zinc finger CCCH domain-containing protein 11-like isoform X2 codes for MPPKQSKADLAKKQKVVEDKTFGLKNKNKSKNVQKYVQSLKQNAVPKPDPKKLDAKKKKEEEKAKEKELNELFKVAISQPKVPLGVDPKSILCEFFKAGQCAKGFKCKFSHDLNVQRKGEKIDVFSDKRDEDGKETMEDWDQETLEKVVASKSQEYNKNKPTDIVCKYFLEAVEKKQYGWFWVCPNGSKECHYRHALPPGYILKSQMKALLQEEADKMPIEEEIDEQRAKLTASTPLTTELFMEWKKKKMEEREASLAKQRADRAKNDRMSGRELFMSDASWFVDDVGAYDKYERDEESGEPPKENKESARDEASSSMSARNIDDGGEASHNNEVNDNYDDDDDDDDDDDLDVEELNELEASLSKTSLQINEPGGHA; via the exons atgccaccaAAGCAATCGAAAGCGGATTTAGCAAAGAAGCAGAAGGTAGTGGAAGACAAGACATTCGGTCTGAAAAACAAAAATAAGTCCAAAAATGTCCAGAAATATGTTCAGTCCCTTAAGCAAAATGCTGTGCCTAAACCTGACCCTAAGAAACTTGATGCCAAG aaaaagaaggaagaagagaaagccAAAGAGAAAGAGCTGAACGAATTGTTCAAAGTCGCTATTAGCCAGCCTAAAGTGCCTCTTG GTGTTGATCCAAAATCTATCTTATGTGAATTCTTTAAGGCGGGGCAATGTGCTAAGGGTTTCAAGTGCAAGTTCTCTCACGATCTGAATGTTCAGCGAAAAGGAGAGAAGATTGACGTTTTCAGTGATAAGCGTGATGAAG ATGGAAAGGAAACAATGGAGGATTGGGATCAAGAGACATTGGAGAAGGTTGTGGCATCAAAAAGTCAGGAGTATAACAAGAACAAACCAACTGACATT GTATGTAAATACTTTTTGGAAGCTGTGGAGAAAAAGCAGTATGGTTGGTTTTGGGTCTGTCCAAATGGTAGTAAAGAATGCCATTACAGGCATGCGCTTCCTCCTGGATACATTCTAAAGTCGCAAATGAAAGCTTTGTTACAAGAGGAAGCTGACAAGATGCCTATTGAAGAAGAAATTGATGAACAG CGTGCAAAATTGACTGCTTCAACTCCTTTGACCACTGAGTTGTTTATggaatggaaaaagaagaagatggaaGAAAGAGAGGCCAGTTTGGCTAAGCAGAGGGCAGATAGAGCTAAGAATGATCGCATGAG TGGTCGTGAGCTGTTCATGTCGGACGCTAGCTGGTTTGTGGATGATGTTGGGGCCTATGACAAGTATGAAAGGGATGAAGAGTCTGGTGAACCCCCGAAG GAGAATAAGGAATCTGCTAGAGATGAGGCAAGCTCCTCAATGTCAGCCCGGAATATTGATGATGGTGGTGAGGCTTCTCATAACAACGAAGTTAATGACaattatgatgatgatgatgacgacGACGATGACGATGACCTGGATGTGGAGGAGTTAAATGAACTGGAAGCTAGCCTTTCAAAAACATCGTTACAAATCAATGAACCTGGTGGTCATGCTTGA
- the LOC104236454 gene encoding zinc finger CCCH domain-containing protein 11-like isoform X1, which translates to MPPKQSKADLAKKQKVVEDKTFGLKNKNKSKNVQKYVQSLKQNAVPKPDPKKLDAKKKKEEEKAKEKELNELFKVAISQPKVPLGVDPKSILCEFFKAGQCAKGFKCKFSHDLNVQRKGEKIDVFSDKRDEDGKETMEDWDQETLEKVVASKSQEYNKNKPTDIVCKYFLEAVEKKQYGWFWVCPNGSKECHYRHALPPGYILKSQMKALLQEEADKMPIEEEIDEQRAKLTASTPLTTELFMEWKKKKMEEREASLAKQRADRAKNDRMSGRELFMSDASWFVDDVGAYDKYERDEESGEPPKITFPLQENKESARDEASSSMSARNIDDGGEASHNNEVNDNYDDDDDDDDDDDLDVEELNELEASLSKTSLQINEPGGHA; encoded by the exons atgccaccaAAGCAATCGAAAGCGGATTTAGCAAAGAAGCAGAAGGTAGTGGAAGACAAGACATTCGGTCTGAAAAACAAAAATAAGTCCAAAAATGTCCAGAAATATGTTCAGTCCCTTAAGCAAAATGCTGTGCCTAAACCTGACCCTAAGAAACTTGATGCCAAG aaaaagaaggaagaagagaaagccAAAGAGAAAGAGCTGAACGAATTGTTCAAAGTCGCTATTAGCCAGCCTAAAGTGCCTCTTG GTGTTGATCCAAAATCTATCTTATGTGAATTCTTTAAGGCGGGGCAATGTGCTAAGGGTTTCAAGTGCAAGTTCTCTCACGATCTGAATGTTCAGCGAAAAGGAGAGAAGATTGACGTTTTCAGTGATAAGCGTGATGAAG ATGGAAAGGAAACAATGGAGGATTGGGATCAAGAGACATTGGAGAAGGTTGTGGCATCAAAAAGTCAGGAGTATAACAAGAACAAACCAACTGACATT GTATGTAAATACTTTTTGGAAGCTGTGGAGAAAAAGCAGTATGGTTGGTTTTGGGTCTGTCCAAATGGTAGTAAAGAATGCCATTACAGGCATGCGCTTCCTCCTGGATACATTCTAAAGTCGCAAATGAAAGCTTTGTTACAAGAGGAAGCTGACAAGATGCCTATTGAAGAAGAAATTGATGAACAG CGTGCAAAATTGACTGCTTCAACTCCTTTGACCACTGAGTTGTTTATggaatggaaaaagaagaagatggaaGAAAGAGAGGCCAGTTTGGCTAAGCAGAGGGCAGATAGAGCTAAGAATGATCGCATGAG TGGTCGTGAGCTGTTCATGTCGGACGCTAGCTGGTTTGTGGATGATGTTGGGGCCTATGACAAGTATGAAAGGGATGAAGAGTCTGGTGAACCCCCGAAG ATTACATTTCCTTTACAGGAGAATAAGGAATCTGCTAGAGATGAGGCAAGCTCCTCAATGTCAGCCCGGAATATTGATGATGGTGGTGAGGCTTCTCATAACAACGAAGTTAATGACaattatgatgatgatgatgacgacGACGATGACGATGACCTGGATGTGGAGGAGTTAAATGAACTGGAAGCTAGCCTTTCAAAAACATCGTTACAAATCAATGAACCTGGTGGTCATGCTTGA